The Rhinolophus ferrumequinum isolate MPI-CBG mRhiFer1 chromosome 4, mRhiFer1_v1.p, whole genome shotgun sequence genome has a window encoding:
- the CFAP97D2 gene encoding uncharacterized protein CFAP97D2 isoform X1: MHRAPQLTLPRGSKYLQCTWEKAYQDHRKKVRDAQPLVDTRAPLCLRHLHLNIKKLKLEEERLSVINRDNYLLLEKVSCIMRTRGQTDNRNDYTHRSLNRGNREQELHRVQRKNQIILGRITNSEPLYQARKWQEDWARTEKYQDTLMKYHGRQQTCKGKSRN, from the exons ATGCACAGGGCACCCCAGCTGACTCTTCCCCGTGGCAGTAAGTACCTGCAGTGCACCTGGGAGAAAGCCTACCAGGATCACAGGAAAAAG GTCCGGGATGCCCAGCCGCTCGTGGACACCCGTGCCCCGCTGTGTCTCCGCCACCTCCACCTGAACATCAAGAAGCTGAAG CTGGAAGAGGAGCGGCTCTCTGTCATTAACAGGGACAACTATCTGCTGCTGGAGAAGGTGTCCTGCATCATGAGGACCAGGGGACAGACGGACAATAGAAATGACTACACACACAGAAG TTTAAACAGAGGGAACAGAGAACAGGAACTTCACAGAGtgcaaagaaaaaaccaaatcaTTCTGGGAAGGATCACAAATTCAGAGCCATTGTATCAAGCTCGAAAATGGCAAGAAGACTGGGCAAGAACTGAGAAGTACCAGGACACTCTCATGAAGTATCACGGGAGACAGCAGACATGCAAAGGGAAAAG
- the CFAP97D2 gene encoding uncharacterized protein CFAP97D2 isoform X2: MHRAPQLTLPRGSKYLQCTWEKAYQDHRKKVRDAQPLVDTRAPLCLRHLHLNIKKLKLEEERLSVINRDNYLLLEKVSCIMRTRGQTDNRNDYTHRSLNRGNREQELHRVQRKNQIILGRITNSEPLYQARKWQEDWARTEKYQDTLMKYHGRQQTCKGKRN; encoded by the exons ATGCACAGGGCACCCCAGCTGACTCTTCCCCGTGGCAGTAAGTACCTGCAGTGCACCTGGGAGAAAGCCTACCAGGATCACAGGAAAAAG GTCCGGGATGCCCAGCCGCTCGTGGACACCCGTGCCCCGCTGTGTCTCCGCCACCTCCACCTGAACATCAAGAAGCTGAAG CTGGAAGAGGAGCGGCTCTCTGTCATTAACAGGGACAACTATCTGCTGCTGGAGAAGGTGTCCTGCATCATGAGGACCAGGGGACAGACGGACAATAGAAATGACTACACACACAGAAG TTTAAACAGAGGGAACAGAGAACAGGAACTTCACAGAGtgcaaagaaaaaaccaaatcaTTCTGGGAAGGATCACAAATTCAGAGCCATTGTATCAAGCTCGAAAATGGCAAGAAGACTGGGCAAGAACTGAGAAGTACCAGGACACTCTCATGAAGTATCACGGGAGACAGCAGACATGCAAAGGGAAAAG
- the CFAP97D2 gene encoding uncharacterized protein CFAP97D2 isoform X3 — protein MHRAPQLTLPRGSKYLQCTWEKAYQDHRKKVRDAQPLVDTRAPLCLRHLHLNIKKLKLEEERLSVINRDNYLLLEKVSCIMRTRGQTDNRNDYTHRRGNREQELHRVQRKNQIILGRITNSEPLYQARKWQEDWARTEKYQDTLMKYHGRQQTCKGKSRN, from the exons ATGCACAGGGCACCCCAGCTGACTCTTCCCCGTGGCAGTAAGTACCTGCAGTGCACCTGGGAGAAAGCCTACCAGGATCACAGGAAAAAG GTCCGGGATGCCCAGCCGCTCGTGGACACCCGTGCCCCGCTGTGTCTCCGCCACCTCCACCTGAACATCAAGAAGCTGAAG CTGGAAGAGGAGCGGCTCTCTGTCATTAACAGGGACAACTATCTGCTGCTGGAGAAGGTGTCCTGCATCATGAGGACCAGGGGACAGACGGACAATAGAAATGACTACACACACAGAAG AGGGAACAGAGAACAGGAACTTCACAGAGtgcaaagaaaaaaccaaatcaTTCTGGGAAGGATCACAAATTCAGAGCCATTGTATCAAGCTCGAAAATGGCAAGAAGACTGGGCAAGAACTGAGAAGTACCAGGACACTCTCATGAAGTATCACGGGAGACAGCAGACATGCAAAGGGAAAAG